The following proteins come from a genomic window of Dreissena polymorpha isolate Duluth1 chromosome 1, UMN_Dpol_1.0, whole genome shotgun sequence:
- the LOC127835671 gene encoding uncharacterized protein LOC127835671, with translation METLEQQHVPKPRSRRVAIGPHGNALLMDPNGNRRLSSLTEMSVDDPDADPENVCKHNAIGNGRTDNFDASHGVDLTEQDSVFFDSSLLQQINMLIQKVKVDDTLANYVNQELHGQHDINGNIRKKVRRKSCFTIGLNGHLSDTKERVTDPFRRVSVTSSTSAKQKAKSLPRRRESVITCTTSPPLDENRNVYDPTTGRRLSVMSLHHPHRRISNTSATGVRSRRCSVQHSGANASHSYLRRRMSLAHAYQNSAMPPLRRLSQSNHQPHPIESGTCHIMRRNSSVKPPCFPVTKLACVQKRLNQLYRRRKRGERAEINVNDVKRAFRNIRKAENNGKSDSEVSEVNDDDTSTNKDIANECADIDIVCCQSEAAENNPVAEDEESNVDCGPVPTPRRKTSIQVRAWELSRKVRQKRREKRKGYNESPLI, from the coding sequence ATGGAAACGTTAGAGCAGCAGCATGTCCCAAAGCCCAGGTCAAGGCGGGTAGCGATTGGCCCCCATGGGAACGCTTTGCTGATGGACCCCAATGGCAACCGTCGCCTAAGCAGCCTCACCGAAATGTCGGTCGACGACCCTGATGCTGATCCCGAAAACGTCTGCAAACATAATGCAATCGGAAACGGAAGGACTGATAATTTTGATGCAAGCCATGGCGTGGATTTGACTGAGCAAGACAGTGTTTTCTTCGACAGCTCATTGCTACAGCAAATCAATATGTTGATTCAGAAAGTCAAAGTGGATGACACGTTAGCCAACTACGTTAATCAAGAACTCCATGGACAGCATGACATCAATGGTAACATTCGGAAAAAAGTAAGGCGTAAGAGTTGTTTCACCATTGGTTTAAACGGTCATCTCAGTGATACCAAAGAACGTGTAACTGACCCGTTCAGAAGAGTGTCTGTAACTTCATCGACATCAGCAAAGCAGAAGGCAAAGTCCTTACCAAGACGAAGAGAAAGTGTCATTACGTGTACAACCTCTCCGCCTCTAGACGAGAATCGAAATGTGTACGACCCTACGACAGGCCGTAGATTGAGTGTCATGTCTCTGCATCATCCTCACCGGCGGATCAGCAACACGTCGGCGACCGGGGTTAGATCCCGACGCTGCAGTGTCCAGCATTCCGGCGCCAACGCAAGTCATAGTTATCTCCGGCGGCGAATGAGTTTGGCGCATGCGTATCAAAACAGTGCAATGCCACCTCTAAGGAGGCTTAGCCAATCAAACCACCAGCCACATCCCATAGAATCCGGTACGTGTCATATTATGCGACGTAACAGCAGCGTTAAACCGCCTTGCTTTCCCGTTACAAAGTTAGCGTGTGTTCAGAAAAGACTAAATCAACTATACAGAAGAAGGAAACGGGGCGAACGTGCTGAAATAAATGTAAACGACGTGAAACGAGCCTTCCGAAACATTCGAAAGGCCGAAAATAATGGGAAAAGTGATAGTGAAGTTAGTGAGGTCAACGATGACGATACGTCAACAAACAAAGACATCGCAAATGAGTGTGCAGATATTGATATTGTTTGTTGTCAGAGTGAGGCTGCAGAAAATAATCCCGTCGCAGAAGATGAGGAAAGCAACGTCGACTGTGGTCCTGTACCGACACCAAGACGAAAGACAAGCATACAGGTCCGAGCATGGGAGCTTTCCAGAAAAGTGAGGCAAAAAAGACGGGAGAAGCGAAAAGGATACAATGAAAGTCCGTTGATCTAA